A genomic region of Chitinimonas arctica contains the following coding sequences:
- a CDS encoding thiol:disulfide interchange protein DsbA/DsbL, protein MRFAKLFARLLATGLALAALTTHAEPRAGVDFDYLSSAKPTDAPGKIEVIEFFWYGCPHCFHLDPKVEAWVKTLPKDVSFRREHAMWDGRSDMTGHAKIFIALKALNQVNALTPKVFEAVQQSKIELRDEKVLFDWVAKQGVNRAQFEAAYKSFSAQSQFTRASQLTRDYQIDGVPTFIINGKYKTSPSKTQSEDKLFVVMNELIAKERAGLKPAKAEAKPAVAVAAEKKKS, encoded by the coding sequence ATGCGGTTTGCCAAGTTGTTTGCCCGCCTTCTCGCCACCGGCCTTGCGCTGGCTGCCCTTACCACCCATGCCGAGCCACGTGCCGGCGTCGATTTCGACTATCTGTCCAGCGCCAAGCCGACCGATGCCCCTGGCAAGATCGAAGTGATCGAGTTCTTCTGGTATGGCTGCCCGCATTGTTTCCACCTCGACCCCAAGGTCGAGGCCTGGGTGAAGACGCTGCCCAAGGATGTGTCGTTCCGCCGCGAACACGCGATGTGGGATGGCCGCAGCGATATGACCGGCCATGCCAAGATATTTATCGCCCTGAAGGCGCTCAACCAGGTCAACGCACTCACGCCCAAGGTGTTCGAGGCGGTGCAGCAGAGCAAGATCGAGCTGCGCGACGAGAAGGTACTGTTCGATTGGGTGGCCAAGCAAGGCGTGAACCGTGCCCAGTTCGAAGCGGCTTACAAGTCCTTCAGCGCACAGTCGCAATTCACCCGCGCCAGCCAATTGACGCGCGACTACCAGATCGATGGCGTGCCGACCTTTATCATCAACGGCAAGTACAAGACTTCGCCGTCCAAGACCCAAAGCGAAGACAAACTTTTCGTCGTGATGAACGAACTGATCGCCAAGGAACGCGCCGGCCTCAAGCCCGCCAAGGCTGAAGCCAAGCCTGCCGTCGCTGTTGCCGCGGAAAAGAAGAAGTCCTGA
- a CDS encoding HlyD family type I secretion periplasmic adaptor subunit, with protein MSRVLKGLQALYAPCSAWLDRAMLGLLGEGRDKDMDFDADADWAIAEQTPRGARVVVWLSIGACLVLLIWAGLAPIHEVTRGEGKVIPSRQVQILQSMDGGIVSQILVSEGQVVQAGQLLFKVDPTRMVSSLRENRAQYLALLAKSARLKALADGAAFIPPEQVLSEAPEIVEQERQMYESRRAELNASVGVASQQASQRSQELVSVRARREQAARSYDLTAQELELTRPLAKTGAVSDVELLRLERDVARYRGERDSANSDIPRLQAAIGEASRKIREVELAFENQARAELSESNAKLSALSEGSVGLQDRVKQTEIRSPVKGTIKQLKINTVGGVVQPGKDLVEVVPSDDALLLEARILPKDIAFLRPGQKAQVKFTAYDFATYGGLDATLEQIGADTVTDEKGNAFFLVRVRTVSADLGPQKLPIIPGMVAQVDILTGKKTILSYLLKPILRAKANSLTER; from the coding sequence ATGTCGCGCGTGTTGAAGGGCCTGCAAGCGCTCTACGCACCCTGTTCCGCCTGGCTGGACCGAGCCATGCTGGGCCTGTTGGGCGAGGGACGCGACAAGGACATGGATTTCGATGCCGATGCCGACTGGGCCATCGCCGAGCAGACCCCGCGAGGCGCACGGGTGGTGGTCTGGCTGAGCATAGGCGCCTGCCTGGTCTTGCTGATCTGGGCCGGCCTGGCGCCTATCCATGAGGTCACCCGCGGCGAAGGCAAGGTCATCCCCTCCCGGCAGGTGCAGATACTGCAGAGCATGGACGGCGGCATCGTGTCGCAGATCCTTGTCAGTGAAGGCCAGGTGGTGCAAGCCGGCCAACTGCTTTTCAAGGTCGATCCCACCCGCATGGTGTCGTCCTTGCGCGAGAACCGCGCCCAGTACCTGGCCCTGTTGGCCAAGTCTGCCCGGCTCAAGGCACTCGCCGACGGGGCGGCCTTCATCCCGCCGGAACAGGTGCTGAGCGAGGCGCCGGAAATCGTCGAGCAGGAGCGGCAGATGTACGAATCGCGCCGCGCCGAGCTGAATGCCTCGGTGGGGGTCGCCAGCCAGCAGGCTTCGCAGCGCAGCCAGGAGCTGGTATCGGTGCGGGCCCGGCGCGAACAGGCGGCGCGCAGCTATGATCTGACCGCGCAGGAGCTGGAATTGACCCGGCCCCTGGCCAAGACCGGCGCGGTGTCGGATGTGGAGTTGCTGCGGCTGGAGCGCGATGTGGCCCGCTATCGGGGCGAACGCGACAGTGCCAATTCCGATATTCCGCGCCTGCAGGCGGCCATCGGCGAGGCCAGCCGCAAAATACGCGAAGTGGAGCTGGCATTCGAAAACCAGGCCCGGGCGGAACTGAGCGAAAGCAATGCCAAATTGAGCGCCTTGTCGGAAGGCAGTGTCGGCCTGCAGGACCGGGTCAAGCAGACGGAAATCCGCTCGCCGGTAAAAGGCACCATCAAGCAGCTCAAGATCAATACCGTGGGTGGCGTGGTACAGCCTGGCAAGGACCTGGTGGAAGTGGTGCCGTCCGACGATGCCCTGCTGCTGGAAGCGCGCATCCTGCCAAAGGATATCGCTTTTCTGCGGCCTGGCCAGAAAGCCCAGGTCAAGTTCACCGCCTACGATTTCGCGACTTATGGCGGCCTGGATGCAACGCTGGAGCAGATAGGCGCGGATACGGTGACGGATGAGAAGGGCAATGCCTTCTTCCTGGTACGGGTGCGTACCGTATCGGCCGACCTGGGACCGCAGAAATTGCCCATCATTCCGGGTATGGTGGCCCAGGTCGATATTCTTACCGGCAAGAAGACCATCTTGTCCTACCTGCTCAAACCCATCTTGCGTGCCAAGGCCAATTCCCTGACCGAACGATGA
- a CDS encoding SPOR domain-containing protein: MSKDYKQSGKRPAAGAGKRGGGGSGGSIFAGLFIGLCLGIAIAVAAALYLNKSPNPFGSRVSKAGAAAQPSPGQPEVLAPTGGGKAPIAVPPLPPASDPATPAKPAPDRFDFYTMLPELGGDAKPEPKAVVPSKPPEANPPATVQPAKGSYLQAGAFQNETDADNLKAKLALLGIEANIQTSEVAGKGVLHRVRIGPLARLEDIDRLRSQLSVNGVDSALIKQ; this comes from the coding sequence ATGAGCAAGGACTATAAGCAAAGTGGCAAGCGCCCGGCCGCGGGTGCCGGCAAACGTGGTGGTGGCGGTAGCGGCGGGTCGATCTTCGCCGGCCTGTTCATCGGCCTGTGCCTGGGCATCGCGATCGCCGTGGCCGCAGCCCTCTATCTGAACAAATCCCCCAATCCATTCGGCAGCAGGGTGTCTAAGGCCGGCGCTGCTGCCCAGCCTTCCCCTGGCCAGCCGGAGGTGTTGGCGCCGACTGGCGGCGGCAAGGCGCCGATTGCCGTACCGCCGCTTCCGCCGGCAAGCGATCCCGCCACCCCGGCCAAGCCGGCACCCGACCGTTTCGATTTCTATACCATGCTGCCGGAACTGGGCGGTGATGCCAAACCCGAGCCGAAAGCCGTGGTCCCCAGCAAGCCGCCCGAAGCGAATCCTCCTGCCACGGTCCAGCCGGCCAAAGGGAGCTATTTGCAGGCGGGGGCTTTTCAGAATGAGACGGATGCCGATAATCTGAAGGCAAAATTGGCCTTGCTCGGTATCGAGGCCAATATCCAGACCAGCGAAGTAGCCGGCAAGGGCGTGCTGCATCGAGTCAGGATAGGCCCGCTGGCGCGCCTGGAAGATATCGATCGTCTGCGCAGCCAGCTCTCCGTGAACGGCGTCGATTCCGCCTTAATCAAACAGTAA
- a CDS encoding type I secretion system permease/ATPase has translation MTPSSTAAPLPIDSLSWHVGEHHTRFDPLLDCVVSIARIFGINTTRESLSAGLPLVDNQLTPALLPRAAARAGLTARVARRPLDELRPGLLPCILLLKGKLACILLEWLPTGEARVRYPEGGESADVLSRAELEALYTGVVFFVRPVFHFETRTPATGQLKTRHWFWSVVWQNWRLYRDSLLAALLINFFGLALPMFSMTVYDRVVPNRAEETLWVLSLGVLLMLIFDVVLRVLRAYILDTAGKRIDVTLSAQIMERVLGLRLADRPASVGSFAANLRAFESVRDFVASATITTLVDLPFVLLFLLVMTWISPWLILPPLIGIVLLLACAMVVQQKMQELVELTQRAAAQRNATLVESLVGLETIKFMVAEGSFQRKWEQASVFLAQTGAKLKLLSSATLNIAQALQQLVSICVVIVGVYLLIDREVSMGGIIAASMLAGRVMAPFGQVAGLMLQYHNARSGLGAVETHMKTEPERPEESSFLHRSGFQGRIEFRNVSFAYPGREDSALNNVSFKIRAGEKVAIIGRVGSGKSTLQRLMLGLYQPSEGAVLIDGIDARQIDPAELRRATGFVPQDINLFYGTLKENIAMGAPFADDQMILTAAEIAGVTEFANRHPRGFDMLVGERGESLSGGQRQAVGIARALLNDPAILLLDEPSSAMDHQSEDMLKTRLRKFADAKTMVLVTHRTSLLDLVDRLIVIDNGQVMADGPKAQVVEALQSGRIGRAA, from the coding sequence ATGACACCCTCCTCCACCGCCGCGCCGCTACCCATCGATTCCCTGTCCTGGCACGTCGGTGAGCACCATACCCGCTTCGACCCCCTGCTGGACTGCGTGGTATCGATTGCCCGCATCTTCGGTATCAACACCACCCGCGAATCGCTGTCGGCCGGTCTGCCGCTGGTGGACAACCAGTTGACGCCGGCCCTGCTACCGCGCGCCGCCGCCCGTGCCGGGCTGACCGCGCGGGTGGCGCGGCGGCCGCTGGACGAGCTGAGGCCCGGTCTGTTGCCCTGCATTCTGCTGCTCAAGGGCAAGCTGGCTTGCATCCTGCTGGAATGGCTGCCGACCGGCGAAGCCCGGGTACGCTATCCGGAAGGCGGCGAGTCGGCCGATGTGCTGAGCCGCGCCGAGCTGGAAGCGCTCTATACCGGCGTGGTGTTTTTTGTGCGGCCGGTATTCCATTTCGAAACCCGCACGCCCGCCACCGGCCAGCTGAAAACGCGGCACTGGTTCTGGAGCGTGGTGTGGCAGAACTGGCGCCTATACCGGGACAGTCTATTGGCGGCCCTGCTGATCAACTTCTTCGGCCTGGCCCTGCCGATGTTCTCGATGACGGTCTACGACCGGGTGGTACCGAACCGCGCCGAGGAAACCCTGTGGGTGCTGTCGCTGGGCGTACTGCTGATGCTGATCTTCGATGTGGTGCTGCGCGTACTGCGCGCCTATATCCTCGATACCGCCGGCAAGCGGATCGACGTCACCCTGTCGGCGCAGATCATGGAACGGGTACTGGGTCTTCGCCTGGCGGACAGGCCCGCTTCGGTCGGCTCCTTCGCCGCCAATTTGCGGGCTTTCGAATCGGTGCGCGATTTCGTCGCTTCGGCCACCATCACCACCTTGGTCGACCTGCCCTTTGTGTTGCTCTTTCTGCTGGTGATGACCTGGATCTCGCCTTGGCTGATCCTGCCGCCCTTGATCGGCATCGTACTTTTACTGGCCTGCGCGATGGTGGTGCAGCAAAAGATGCAGGAGCTGGTGGAACTGACCCAGCGCGCCGCGGCCCAGCGCAATGCCACCTTGGTGGAGAGTCTGGTCGGCCTGGAAACCATCAAGTTCATGGTGGCCGAGGGGAGTTTCCAGCGTAAGTGGGAGCAGGCCAGCGTCTTCCTGGCGCAGACCGGCGCCAAGCTCAAGCTGCTGTCGTCCGCCACCCTCAATATCGCCCAGGCCTTGCAGCAACTGGTGTCGATTTGCGTGGTGATCGTCGGGGTCTATCTACTGATCGACCGCGAGGTCAGCATGGGCGGCATTATTGCTGCCTCGATGCTGGCCGGCAGGGTGATGGCGCCCTTTGGCCAGGTAGCGGGCCTGATGCTGCAATATCACAACGCCCGCAGCGGCCTGGGCGCGGTGGAAACCCATATGAAGACCGAGCCTGAGCGGCCGGAAGAGTCGTCCTTCCTCCACCGCAGCGGCTTTCAGGGGCGGATCGAATTCCGCAATGTCAGCTTCGCTTATCCGGGGCGCGAGGACAGCGCGTTGAACAATGTGTCGTTCAAGATACGCGCCGGTGAAAAGGTCGCCATCATCGGCCGGGTCGGATCGGGCAAGTCCACCCTGCAAAGGCTGATGCTGGGCTTGTACCAGCCCAGCGAGGGCGCCGTCTTGATCGACGGCATCGATGCGCGCCAGATCGACCCCGCCGAACTACGCCGGGCCACCGGCTTCGTACCGCAGGACATCAATTTGTTCTACGGCACGCTGAAGGAAAACATCGCCATGGGCGCGCCTTTCGCCGACGACCAGATGATACTGACCGCGGCTGAAATCGCCGGCGTGACCGAGTTCGCCAATCGCCATCCACGCGGCTTCGATATGCTGGTGGGCGAGCGCGGCGAGTCGCTGTCCGGCGGGCAGCGGCAGGCAGTGGGCATCGCCCGGGCCTTGCTCAATGATCCGGCCATCCTGTTATTGGATGAGCCCAGCAGCGCGATGGACCATCAGAGCGAGGATATGCTGAAGACGCGGCTGCGCAAATTCGCCGATGCCAAGACCATGGTGCTGGTGACCCACCGCACTTCGCTGCTGGACCTGGTGGATAGGTTGATCGTGATCGACAACGGCCAGGTGATGGCCGATGGCCCCAAGGCACAAGTGGTGGAGGCCTTGCAGAGCGGCCGGATCGGCAGGGCCGCCTGA
- the nhaA gene encoding Na+/H+ antiporter NhaA gives MRSSIQQFIQHESSGGVLLMLTTILALVAANSPLAGAYAQLLGIPVAVSLGEFAIAKPLLLWVNDGLMAIFFYLVGLELKRELLEGELADRQRATLPAIAAIGGMLLPALIYLACTYHDSAALRGWAIPAATDIAFALGVLTLLGPRVPMGLKVFLVSLAIIDDLGAVLIIALFYSHGVSPQALLVAVGALALLWQLNRRGVSRGFPYLLVSLVLWVAVLKSGIHATLAGVAAAFFMPLRTRNRHGESPLRALEASLHGPVAFFVLPVFAFFNAGIPLQGLSPANLLEPAPLGIALGLLIGKQLGVLSFAWLAVKSGLGRLPEQVGWREIYGAALLCGIGFTMSLFISGLAFSGDDPHLLVTSRLGILVGSLLSAVAGYLLLARSPRR, from the coding sequence ATGCGAAGTAGCATCCAGCAATTCATCCAGCACGAATCCAGTGGCGGCGTGCTGCTGATGCTGACCACCATCCTGGCGCTGGTGGCGGCCAACAGTCCGCTGGCCGGTGCCTACGCGCAACTGCTCGGCATCCCGGTTGCCGTCAGCCTGGGCGAATTCGCCATCGCCAAACCACTCCTGCTATGGGTCAACGACGGCTTGATGGCGATATTTTTCTATCTGGTCGGGCTGGAATTGAAACGCGAGCTCCTGGAAGGCGAACTGGCCGACCGCCAGCGCGCCACGCTGCCGGCCATCGCCGCGATCGGCGGCATGCTGTTGCCCGCGCTGATCTATCTCGCCTGTACCTACCACGATAGCGCCGCCCTGCGCGGCTGGGCCATTCCGGCGGCGACCGATATCGCCTTCGCCCTGGGGGTGCTGACCCTGCTGGGGCCGCGCGTACCGATGGGCCTGAAGGTCTTTCTGGTTTCACTGGCCATCATCGATGACCTGGGCGCCGTGCTGATCATCGCCTTGTTCTATTCGCATGGCGTATCACCCCAGGCACTGCTGGTAGCGGTCGGCGCGCTGGCCTTGCTGTGGCAATTGAATCGGCGCGGCGTCAGCCGGGGTTTTCCTTACCTGTTGGTGAGCCTGGTGCTGTGGGTCGCCGTCTTGAAGTCGGGCATCCATGCCACCTTGGCAGGCGTGGCCGCCGCCTTCTTCATGCCGCTGCGCACGCGCAATCGGCATGGCGAATCGCCTTTGCGCGCACTGGAAGCGTCGCTGCACGGACCGGTGGCTTTCTTCGTGCTACCGGTGTTCGCCTTCTTCAATGCCGGCATCCCCTTGCAGGGCCTGAGCCCGGCCAACCTGCTGGAACCCGCCCCGCTGGGCATCGCACTGGGCTTGCTGATCGGCAAGCAATTGGGGGTTTTGTCCTTTGCCTGGCTGGCGGTCAAGTCCGGCTTGGGCCGTCTACCCGAGCAGGTGGGATGGCGGGAGATCTACGGCGCCGCGCTGCTGTGCGGCATCGGCTTTACCATGAGCCTGTTTATCTCCGGCCTCGCCTTCAGCGGCGACGATCCGCATTTGCTGGTAACCAGCCGGCTGGGGATCCTGGTCGGGTCGCTGCTGTCTGCGGTGGCGGGGTATTTGCTGCTGGCGCGATCCCCGCGGCGCTAA